In Nicotiana tabacum cultivar K326 chromosome 17, ASM71507v2, whole genome shotgun sequence, one DNA window encodes the following:
- the LOC107787446 gene encoding uncharacterized protein LOC107787446, with the protein MMRAAVHYSPNGNPSVSFFAISRLNAVITHSASAITPRDYSSSISTKGKPLVPKGFENVKCLDDALSLFRQMVETKPLPSLVSFSRLLKTVINMKHYSAVVSLFGEMQKLGIPADVFILGTVIDSCCLMHRTDLGFSVLAIHLKKGIPFNVVIFNTLLRGLFAENKLKDGVNLFKKLVRENICEPNRFMYETIMNGLCKRGHTDEITYNAIMDGYCLCGQMDRARFFFDFMVDKSIKPSIISYNILINGYCRNKKVDEAMQLFLEISQKGLKPNIFTCNIVLHGLFELGRTSSAQKFFVDMLSAGHIPDSYTHCTLLSGYFKNGLVEEAMSHFDKLERNREDTYIEIYNVLIDGLCKNGKLDKALAIFEKLSLIGLHPNVITYTTMINGFCREGLLDEAKDMLRKMEDNGCLPNNATYNVIMHGFLQSNKISEMKAFLREMTVKSFSSDATTVELLIDIIAEDPSLLDMIPEFHLENKK; encoded by the coding sequence ATGATGAGAGCTGCAGTGCATTACTCCCCCAATGGTAATCCCTCTGTCTCATTTTTTGCTATTTCTCGTCTCAATGCTGTGATTACTCATTCTGCTTCGGCAATTACACCCAGAGATTATTCTTCCTCCATTTCGACAAAGGGGAAACCTTTGGTTCCTAAAGGGTTTGAGAACGTCAAGTGTTTAGATGATGCTCTGAGTCTGTTCCGTCAAATGGTCGAAACAAAGCCTCTTCCCTCTCTCGTCTCCTTCTCGAGATTGTTGAAGACTGTTATAAATATGAAGCATTACTCTGCTGTTGtttctctttttggagaaatgCAGAAATTAGGAATTCCAGCTGATGTATTCATATTAGGTACTGTGATTGACAGTTGTTGCCTGATGCATCGTACTGATCTTGGATTTTCTGTATTAGCCATTCACTTGAAGAAAGGCATTCCATTTAATGTTGTCATCTTTAATACCTTACTAAGGGGACTCTTTGCTGAAAATAAGTTAAAAGATGGAGTTAATTTGTTCAAAAAGTTAGTCAGAGAGAATATCTGTGAGCCTAACAGATTCATGTATGAAACAATCATGAATGGGCTTTGCAAAAGGGGACATACTGATGAGATCACCTACAATGCGATAATGGATGGATATTGTTTGTGTGGTCAAATGGATAGAGcaagatttttttttgatttcatGGTAGATAAGAGCATTAAGCCTAGTATTATTAGCTATAACATTCTAATAAATGGATATTGTAGGAACAAAAAAGTGGACGAGGCCATGCAATTATTTcttgaaatttctcaaaagggaTTGAAACCTAATATTTTTACTTGCAATATTGTCTTGCATGGTCTTTTTGAACTTGGAAGAACTAGCTCTGCACAGAAATTCTTTGTTGACATGCTATCCGCGGGGCACATACCGGATTCGTACACTCATTGCACTTTACTTAGTGGTTATTTTAAGAATGGACTTGTTGAAGAAGCTATGTCACACTTTGATAAGTTGGAGAGGAACAGAGAAGATACATATATTGAGATTTACAATGTTCTCATTGATGGATTGTGCAAAAATGGTAAGCTTGACAAAGCTCTTGCTATTTTTGAGAAGCTTTCCTTAATAGGTTTACATCCTAACGTGATAACATACACTACAATGATTAATGGATTTTGCCGAGAAGGATTGTTAGATGAAGCTAAGGATATGCTAAGAAAAATGGAGGACAATGGTTGTTTGCCAAACAACGCAACTTATAATGTAATTATGCACGGATTTCTCCAAAGTAACAAAATTAGTGAAATGAAGGCATTTTTAAGGGAAATGACGGTGAAGAGCTTCTCATCTGATGCAACTACAGTAGAGTTATTAATAGACATTATAGCGGAGGATCCTTCTTTGCTTGACATGATACCCGAGTTTCACTTGGAAAAtaagaagtga